In the genome of Desulfovibrio desulfuricans, one region contains:
- a CDS encoding RraA family protein: protein MRYAINCQIDRLSSEIVRQYADLAVADICDALGRNAALPSALKPFNNNRILGTAYTVNLPASENLLLYYAVDNARPGDVLVISCAGYTERAVAGEIVAALGKARGLAGFVIDGAVRDAEALRQTDFPVYARAVSPNGPYKDACGEINIPVSMGNVVIQPGDLIVADADGIVSIRRQEAASVAEQARKITEAGLKKLQSIEKHGSMDMTWLYDKLAKSCCDIHS from the coding sequence ATGCGGTATGCCATCAACTGTCAGATTGACCGCCTTTCGTCTGAAATTGTGCGCCAGTACGCTGATCTGGCTGTTGCGGACATCTGCGACGCTCTGGGCCGCAACGCCGCCCTGCCGTCAGCGCTCAAGCCCTTTAACAACAACCGCATTCTGGGTACAGCCTATACCGTCAATCTGCCAGCAAGTGAAAATCTGCTGCTCTACTATGCTGTAGACAACGCCAGACCCGGCGACGTGCTGGTAATATCCTGCGCGGGCTATACGGAAAGAGCCGTAGCTGGTGAAATTGTAGCGGCACTTGGCAAGGCTCGCGGTCTGGCAGGCTTTGTGATTGATGGAGCCGTGCGTGATGCCGAAGCCCTGCGGCAGACGGATTTTCCCGTCTACGCGCGGGCGGTGTCGCCCAACGGGCCATACAAGGACGCCTGCGGCGAAATCAACATACCTGTCAGCATGGGCAACGTGGTTATTCAGCCCGGTGATCTGATCGTGGCGGATGCGGACGGCATTGTGTCCATCCGTCGGCAGGAGGCAGCTTCTGTGGCGGAACAGGCCCGCAAAATTACGGAAGCTGGTTTAAAAAAGCTGCAATCAATTGAAAAACACGGTTCAATGGACATGACATGGCTTTATGACAAACTCGCCAAAAGCTGCTGCGATATCCACAGCTAG
- a CDS encoding sigma-54-dependent transcriptional regulator, giving the protein MSSRRLLFLTPAQAVTAVFPALRNAGYELGIAENLKGASVFIKKSGPDVIFSRPALPGFRVEDLLAVGAEDPNFPPVIIITDKGSPEEAERLMGLGARDYWLEPLDVDRVAAVAGQKRKAAPVPAVSTLGGHKTRHEGSGPRIVGEHPAIARVLQLARQVAGSRATVLITGESGTGKEMFARYLHAMSKRAEQPFVAVNCAALPEHLLESELFGHEKGAFTGAIARKPGKFELADGGTLLLDEISEMDLALQAKLLRVLQEGEIDRVGGTETIKVDVRVLATTNRDLEGWVKEGKFRQDLYFRLNVIPLRLPSLRERGDDVLELARFFIGMYTREYQLPAAPLSESAIAWLQQYDFPGNVRELQNLMERAVLLANGRPVEPCHFLLENEDWPLFEEEAPQSAALVEEAHANALAASAAVQDVDAPRSGEYAPAPGVPAGENRMQGAVIPLHEMERIMILKGLEVTSGNRTQAADLLGISVRTLRNKLNEYRAAGHPID; this is encoded by the coding sequence ATGTCATCGCGCCGTCTTCTTTTTCTTACCCCCGCTCAGGCAGTCACTGCCGTCTTTCCAGCGTTGCGAAATGCGGGCTATGAGCTTGGCATTGCAGAAAATCTCAAGGGCGCTTCCGTTTTTATAAAAAAATCCGGGCCGGACGTGATTTTTTCACGCCCCGCGTTGCCGGGTTTTCGTGTGGAAGATCTGCTTGCAGTTGGCGCGGAAGACCCCAATTTTCCCCCGGTCATAATTATTACGGACAAAGGCAGCCCTGAAGAGGCCGAGAGGCTCATGGGCCTGGGCGCGCGGGACTACTGGCTTGAGCCGCTGGATGTGGACCGTGTGGCCGCTGTGGCAGGCCAGAAGCGCAAGGCTGCCCCGGTTCCGGCTGTGTCCACCCTTGGCGGACACAAAACCCGTCACGAAGGTTCCGGCCCGCGTATTGTGGGTGAGCATCCGGCCATTGCCCGTGTGCTGCAACTGGCCCGCCAGGTTGCCGGATCGCGCGCTACAGTGCTGATTACCGGTGAATCGGGGACTGGTAAGGAAATGTTTGCCCGCTACCTGCATGCCATGAGCAAGCGCGCGGAGCAGCCCTTTGTGGCCGTGAACTGCGCCGCCCTGCCGGAACACCTGCTTGAGAGCGAGCTTTTTGGGCACGAGAAAGGTGCGTTCACTGGCGCCATTGCCCGCAAGCCTGGCAAGTTTGAACTTGCCGATGGCGGCACCCTCCTGCTTGATGAAATTTCTGAAATGGATCTGGCCCTGCAGGCAAAGCTCCTCCGTGTGCTTCAGGAGGGCGAGATCGACCGCGTGGGCGGCACCGAGACCATCAAGGTTGATGTGCGCGTGCTTGCCACTACCAACCGTGATCTTGAAGGCTGGGTAAAAGAGGGCAAGTTCCGTCAGGACTTGTATTTTCGGCTGAACGTTATTCCTCTGCGGCTGCCTTCGTTGCGCGAGCGCGGGGATGACGTGCTGGAACTGGCCAGATTTTTCATCGGCATGTATACGCGTGAATACCAGTTGCCTGCCGCCCCCCTTTCTGAAAGCGCAATTGCCTGGTTGCAGCAGTATGATTTTCCCGGCAATGTGCGCGAACTGCAAAATCTGATGGAACGCGCAGTGCTGCTGGCTAATGGCCGGCCTGTTGAGCCTTGCCATTTTCTGCTTGAAAATGAAGACTGGCCGCTGTTTGAAGAAGAAGCTCCCCAGTCGGCTGCTCTGGTGGAAGAAGCCCATGCCAACGCATTGGCCGCTTCTGCGGCTGTTCAGGATGTTGACGCACCACGCTCGGGTGAATATGCCCCGGCACCGGGCGTACCGGCTGGAGAGAACCGCATGCAGGGCGCTGTGATCCCCTTGCACGAGATGGAGCGCATTATGATTCTCAAGGGGCTGGAGGTAACCTCCGGCAACCGTACGCAGGCCGCCGATCTACTGGGTATTTCAGTGCGCACGCTGCGCAACAAGCTGAACGAATACCGCGCTGCCGGGCACCCCATCGACTGA